In Mauremys reevesii isolate NIE-2019 linkage group 13, ASM1616193v1, whole genome shotgun sequence, the sequence AGATCAAGTTGAGGTGAACTGGACTGAATCACTGTGATGTAACTATAATACTACAGTTTGCCACTGTACTTATTGGGTACTTCCAGATCCACGTAGCCATATTGCGCAGTTTGTTAGGAAACTACTTCCAAGATACATTCACATCCCTGCACTGAGGAAAGGGTTCAAACTGACCCTGTGATTTAATGGGGCGAGGGGGCGGTTGTTTCATCTAGCCTTTAGTTTTACTTGTATACTTTTTAGGGTGTTGAAGGGGCTCTCTCTTTATTACAGTTGAACTCAATGTTCTTTGACTGTGTATAGGAATGATATTTGGAGTTAGATTTCCTATCACTTCACTCCCTccttcctgctctccagcagtGCCATGAGGTTTCCATAGATAGGCATTTCTGTTAGGTGGACAGATTGCTTAGCTGTCTGCTTCCCTCTAATTCACTGCTGTTCTCTTTACAGCTGGCTTCTTGAGGTTaatgcttctccctccctcactgcCAGTAGTCAGGAGGACTATGAGCTCAAGTGTCGCCTTCTCAAGGACACTTTGCATATTGTGGACATGGAGGGCAGGTGGGTGAAAAAACAAGTTTACTGCTCTCCATGAGTCTTACCAAAGTGTGTGAAATGTATCTAAGCTAGTCCCCTGGCTTCTGTAGGCAAACTATCCTACTCAAGGCTACAGGTTTGTCATGCTGTCCCAGGAAGCTTGCCTTGCATCATTTTATGATGGACTGTGCAATTGTGCTAACCCGTGGTATTCATAGTAAATAGCTGCCCATTGCAGCTCTCAGCTGTTTGGTTTTCTCCCTGATCTGCACAGGTTTCCAGCCAACGTGCAGACAGTGAATCAGATAGCTACACAGCCATGACTCATGTACTTTAACACCTTGTATTTGATATTGCAGGCTGACAGGGAAGGAGAAGCGTATTGGGGGCTTTGACCTGATGTGGAATGATGGTCCGGTCAGTAGAGCGGAAGGGAATGTGGATACACCAGTAAACGGAAGCTTCATGGCAAACACACATTTAGGTACTTCACTCATACGCAGGTGGCAGGGCATCCCACTCAAGGTCTTTAACTGTTTAAGACATCATCAAAAGTGCAAAACATACTTTTCCCTCAAAAGTAAAAGGACCGGGTGTGAATTATCACATAGTGCTAGCAGAGTGTTGTACTCATGTGAGGCTAAGTGTGAGGGTGTGAATATTTTCCAATTGTGGTGTGTTAAAAGCTGATGTGGAGGCAGTAGTTAGATTTCTGGAACTCCTTACCACGTGAGCCAGCACAGGTATTCTTCACCTGCCAGTTCCTTTTAAAAACTATTCCCAAAGGTCCCCAATACAATTGTAACAACTGTTTATTGTGCACATTTCTAATGTTGGTTGCATATTCTTGTTTAATAGCCCATAGTAATGCCCAGTTCAATCAGGCAGAAAGAACCTATTACAGGTTTTCACATATCACTAAGTAGTTAAATATGCCTTCAGTATTTTCTCTGGCTGTAGCTTCATGCTAACTGATTGGAGCACGGCTTTGTCTGAAAGCAGGCAATTATCTCTACTCTTCACCCTTTCGGGGGACTAAGTCATATGTCACTTTGTTAATGCTTTCATTTCAGGCTACAACAATGACAGGAAAAAACAGCTGAAGCAGCTCTTCAAACCTCTTCATACCCAGCAGAAAGTTTAATGCTGATCCAGAGCATGAGGCAAGAGAAGTCACTGAGGATTGAGCTCTTTCACTCCCTCTTCCTCATATTGTAGAGCTGCCATTCTCATTGGTCTCTGGACAGTTTCGCTGCCTCAGCATACGGCTGCTGGCCATTTCTTGGTTCCTTAGGATTTTCCCTGCATGGGAATATTAGTTAACAAATGAATCCCGTTCATAAGCCAGAGCAACAATAGAAGTGGGTTGGCTTTTAACTTGGACATGATGCAATCAGGTATTTTGGTTATGTTCTGTTGTGGCTGACCAGTTCTTCAGTAAAGAATTAATCTGTTTTGTTCCACAGCGCAGGCTGTAGCAAGGCTGTCAACTGGCTACTACATACGACTATAGATCAGCTGTACACGCCACATTGCAAACAAAAAGCACTCCTATCCATCACTGACTCTATATACGTTGCAATGGATatgaataaaatatttaatgCCTCAGTGCTGTTAGGAATCCAGAAGAAGTGCTGCTTTGCTGGTCCTCAATTTGAGGTTATTGACATGAGCAGTTTTCCTTTAAAGTGTAAGCTATAAAAGGGGCTATACAGACTCTGCTCAGTAAAATGGAAGCTTTTAAGAAAGGTGGGCATGTGAGCCTCATGCTGCTACTACTATAGAAACATGTCAGATCGTAAGACCTGTTGCCATGATACAGTAACAATAACCTTACCATTGTATTTTATGAAGGCACTGAGAGTGGCTCCCCGATGCTGGTTACATTAAGAGGACTGTTATAATGAAGGGATTTAGTTCCTTTGAGATAGGAAAAGTAACGTTACCACCCTCTTACAGAAGAGATGTAATTTTCTGGAAAGCTACAGGTGATGCTAATTCACTAATTGGAATCATTTTTAACTTCTAAGTCTAAGTTAAACTGAACAGGGCAGTGAATACTGGTGTGTTTGTGCctgccttgctggctgggaaACTGTCTGAGGAGCTAACCATTACAGTTGTTCTGTTTAAAGTTTAAACACCGGGTGCTCAAAGCTGTTCGTTCAATCCAGTAGGAGGCTGAGTGCTAGACAAAGATGAAGGGTCAGCTACAGTTCTCTGTGCTGAGCGTACAAAATTTGCCAAAACAGATGCAGTTGTTTCACTGGCTTGCCAGCTATGCCTACTCCCCAGCCCTCAACTTTAAACCAGTGTTTTAAACTAAAATTCCCCACCCAAAACCATTTTCACTAATTTAGGGCACACTTTTAAGCAATGCAAACactaaaaatgaaaaaagaataaAAGTGATTCTGCTAGGCCCCAAACTCCCTTTGCTGTATTTAGAGGAAATCAAGTTACAACCTTATCTCTGactttttcaaaattaaatagcAATAACAAGACATAACACACCTACCACTGTCTGCACTATTGAAGCGATGGAATATGAAGGAGAGCTGCTCAGGGTGGAATCACCTTAATTCTTTTCCTTTAGTTTTTGCATTAACTGAAAAGTTGTGTGTTTTGTAGAGGATATTAATATATGATTAATATGTACTAAACTTTACCTGAGCTAGTGTGGGGAAGAAAACCTTCATTTCTAGAGAGAGGACAGCAGGCTTTTCTTGTCACTGTATGTTCCTCTTCCCCAGGCCCGTGCACAAACATAAGCAGTCATATTTACCATTTCATTAGCGCAATTAGGAACAATGGAATTACTAGACATGGGATTTATCTAGTCCGTTATCCtgttgccagcagcagctgcttccagctgctTCACAGAAAGGTTCAAGAAAACCTGCTGTAAGCAGTTACGGGATAATCTACCCCCGGGGAAGTTTCCTCCTAATTCCCCATCGTACACACACTCCTCCGTCTCCACTCCAAATAGTTGGAATTTGTCTGAAACACAAGGGTGTAATTTTTTAACACTACTATAGCTCTGGCAAGTCTTGTTATCCACCAGTGtttaatccttttttgaatcctgctgtTAGCCTCAATGGTATATTGTAGCAATGGGTTCCATGGGCTAATTGTGTGAAAAGTATTTCCTcctttttatcagttttgaattaaTCATTCATCAATTTCATTGACTAGCCCCTTGTTCCTGTATTGATACAGGCTGAGTAGAGACACCTAATCTCTcttctctagaccattcattGGTTTGCATACTTCTGTCCCCTTCCCTAATGCAAACAATCCCACTTCTTCCAAATCTCTTCTTACAAATTTAGACACAGGATCCTAGCTCAGAAGTACGCCCCTCAGATTAACAGGCACTCAAGTATCTATTGTACACTTAGGAAAAttcctggggttttttttaagtgtacaGTTTAATTGATTCACAGTTCTCCCACCAACACAAGCTTACACAACTCAAagtttctttatttattttttgaagaCACTATAGATTCACAGTTCTTTTCCTCCTACTCCCTTCCCTGCCAATAGAATGCACTAGCTGTGGAGCCAAGTTACAGAAGTTCATATATAAAAGAGATGCAGTTAGGAATGTCCTGCTCCTCTGATTCTAAgaatcccactcccaccccagggaTGGCAGGCTGTCAAATAACTAAAAGGGCCAGTGTTCTAGCACTTATCTCTGCAAATTGCAGTGTCTAATCCACGACCAACACTGGAGCCGAATGATTCCTACCATGAAAAGATTTCAGAAGCCAAATGCTTCTTAGGAAATGTACCACTCGAGAGATACCAGGAGTAAATATGTCTTCACAAGAAATCTGGGGATTGTCCACAGATTTTGCACTGTGAGTGACAGTCTGAATGCACCTTATCAGCAACACTGAAGTCTCTACGATGAAGGTCTAGTTTCGTCCTTCCAGTATCTGATTGATTACTCTCATTTCCTCATGGGTCATGGAGTTCAAGTTAAATCCTTTCAGCTCAGGTTTACCTGAGGAAGAACAAGCagcaaataaaaatattgttaAAAAGCATGCTCACTGGTGCCTGGTGAAAGAGTTCTCTAAACAACTGTCAGTACAAGTAGTCTGGAGAAGACACTGCTGTATCTGGCTGCAGATTTGTTCCCATAGTCATCACTGACTGAACTACCAGCCATTGGAAACAACTGATAACACGTTAGTGGTGCCCAGTGGGGTCTGCAACAGAACAATCCCAGGCATATGCCCACAAAACTGGGCAAATATGGGGCTTTTGCTGTAAAGAGAATGGAGGGGAGTTATTCTCGGAATATAGTTAATGGATTTTTGgacctcttccctccacccctcacCTGATTTGTGCTCCCAATTAAATGTTTCCTGACCCTTTTCAAATACCTTGAGCTTCAAAGAGACGGTTGACCTTCACTCTCAGCTCTTTCCGAAGTTGGTTTATTTCCTCATCCAAGTGCTCCTGATCTGAGAAGatagtgatgatgatgataatgaagcATCCTGGAGTACGACTTAAGGCAACATCAACTCTGAGTGAAGGGGAACTCTTCCCTGCTGCCTATTCCTTGGATTCTCACTCTCACTAAACTTGCTGCATTTGTTGTGTCATATAGAGAAAACTAGGTATACAGTTCTCTTTCTATAGAATATGCTCCTGCCAGATATTCCCTTCCAGCTCAGTATAATTAATTGAATGGTAAGAGGAACAAGGTTCTGGAGCCCAAACAAGCTCATTTGTAACTGCATTACAACCTGTCAGAAAAGATACGCCATGTCAGTATTGGGAGCCAAACCGGAGGTTTCTTAAAAGTAACCATAAGCTATCTGGGGCAGGTACTGTCTTTTGTTTGGGTGGGGAGGTGTAGGAACATACAGTAACTAATGATCAGGCCTCTGGGCACAACCACAATACAAACAGTTAATACTTCTAAACCCACCCactttcacagattttaaggacagaagggccCATTATGATTTTCcaggctgacctcctgcatactATACTCCTGGGGGGACTCTGCACCAAAAAatacaaaattctgcatattttgtcaaaataatgcaatataatcacactagtttaggcaatgatcaagtgatctctctcctgccatggacaccattcttacccatctggctaaatagccatttatggactagCCACCCAtgaaagaagaacttccttttatttgttttaaacctgctgccttaatttttcatttggtgacccctagttcttgtattatggaaaaagtaaaataactttccttatccactttctcaacatcactcatgattttatatactctatcatgtccccctagtctctcctcttttccaaaactGTCCTAGTCTAGCCTTCTTTCCTCATCCTCTACCCTCTCTCTCtaaaaaattttatttttttttttttttcttttcctttctagttagtgctagaatatttttgatagttggggttatttttccaatgtgcattactttacattatccacattaaatttcatttgccattttgttgccaaatcacttagttttgtgagatctttttgaagttcttcacaatctgctttttcTCTTAATctcttgagtgtttacattctgagaatttaccattaattccctTTTGTCCCTGTGtccttaaccagttctcaatccatgaaaagacctTCCTTTTTTATCCATGACACAGCTTTATATTAGAGccttttggtgaggaccttgtcaaagcttttctggaaatctaagtacactatgtccacggatcccccccCTGTCTGTGTTACATGTTCAAAGAACTCTAAAGATAGAGATTAGTAAGaccacgatttccctttacagaaaccatgttgactattgctcattttttcttttttttttatgttttgttttttttttttctatttttcgccctttttaaatattggcgttacattaactGGTCCCGGActttgttaatgttgagtttatcaattaattccaaaacctcctctagtgacacttcaatctgtgacagttcctcagattttcacaccaaaagccagctcaggtttgggaatctcctaacatcctcagccgtgaagactgaaagCAAAGCAGTTTCAATGGTTTTGATCATTTATtcaaactacaatacagaaaaaagtcacaataactattcagcatttcctaaacactTGAAAATTAAGTTACAAACACTTGGTAACCAATACtctgcattccagttataatcctggattttcatttaaattacattacagaacaccaaacaggggaaaaaaaagtagaatgccactttaaattgctcagactttcacacatgaAAGTCATACAGTTTTGCTGCTAACCATTGTCCTGGACCTGGCTGGGTACTTTGGGAAGTGCTTGgtcctgacattttattgactgcttggtaaatgttttatttgccctcAAGGTCTTTTTTCTTTAATAGGTAAGTAAAATAAATTCTGAGCTGTAACCAAACCCCACTGTGCCactttggcacaggaaaaaaagTGAGAAAGCACATAGATCTTCCTAGCTGAGGTTTCCCTTACTGTCATGTATAAGAAGACtcctttacatcactctggcaatgtaGGGGCCTTTAAACTTGCACAGATTTTAATACTCCTGGAGGAACTGAATGAACTCAGGCAGGCTGTTTCATTTGTGCCTCtagcctgcctcctgcataataAAAAGCCCGACCCTAACACACCAGGGAGCTGCAGTCACAAACGAGagggacagagtctctctctcattGGCACGCAGGTAcacccagccccgcaccccacctCCCCGCAATGGTGATCACGCAGGCACGCCTGCCCCAATCTCAGATGTGCTGCCTGGGCTGCTGGGGAAGAGGCACGTGTCCCCTGGCAGATTTTTTTGCGTTtttctgcagggggtgggggtggggggggagaacagAAAAATGCAGGCCATATGAATTCTGCGCCCCCGCATGGGCACAGAATGCCTCCAGGAGTACAGGCCAgaacatttcacccagttacccctgtattgagtccagttttaaaatgggccatctttcaatttcattgaatgcCCCTTTGTTCCTCATATTATAGAGGCAAGTTGAATGCAAGTTCCCAATCTACCTTTCTCGCCCTTCCTTTTTAGGTATACTTTATCACATCCCCTCTCTACCAAGGTGGGGAACAAACTCGTCTTCCTTTCATAGCAGAGATTTTCTTGTCACTCATCTCGGAAGCCCCTCTAATTCTGCTGCATTCCCTTTGATATGGGGTGGCCCATACCGCACACAGTATCAAAGGGAAGGTGCCCCAATGATTTATAGAATGGTATTCAGAGattttccatattattctccAGCCTGTTCCTTACGCATCCTAACACCGTTTGCCTTCCTCACAGTTGCTGCACAGGACTTGTAGAACAACACCCAGTGATGCTCAGGTTTTCTTCCTGAGCAGTGACAGTTAATGTACATCCCAGTGAAATGTATGAGGGGTTCAAATGATTCCCTCTAACATGTATTTGTCACTGAattccatctgccattttgctgcccagttACCTAGCTTGGCTGGgtccctctgaagttcctcaTCAGCACTACTCCCTCACTGCTTTCACCTAATTTGTTCCTGTACGATTTATACCCACctcttaaaatattaatttaccTTTTTGCATTTAATCTCCTAATTCCGTAGTAAAGAGTGTAAAGGTTGCACTGTTAAACACTCAGCACAACATGGACAGAGGCCACCTCACTTCACAGCCAAGTTAAGTGCCTCTTCCTCTGAACTGCACTCAAGGAAAGTTGTGCTGCACTTTGGAAAGTATATGCAGGGCACATGGCTCACAAAGCAGGTTGATATGAGGTAAAGCGCTGAACTGGGTGTCAGGAAACGTCAGTTCTactccttgctctgccactgataAGCTACTTccctgctcagtgcctcagtttccccatctgtaaaacacagGTACTGGTACTTAACCTTCTCTCTAAAGCACTCTGAGGCCCAGGGATGAGAGGTGCTATCTAAGAGCTAAGCTTCCAGGCAGTGGTGAGAATAAAAGCTCTGTATGTAAAAGCTGCAAGTCAGTAAAGACAGACTGGCTCAGCAACCAAATTAGCACAAGTACCATACTTCTGACACAAGCCACCTGTGTATGTGTCCAAGCGTGTGCAAAAGAAACTTGTTCAATACTGGCTGACGCTTGAGAGTTTACAAGCAGGTTTTAGAAATCTGGCACCTGTCTTACCTTTCTGAATCATTTCCTTAGTCTTTGATTTTGGAAGCTGAATAAACATGTTTCCAAAGCAAACCATTGCTTTATCTGAAAGCAGAAAGACAGCCTGTTTAGATATTTTCATAATGAAACATGCTCCTCCGCATCCTGCTGGGtacaaaataaatgcaaaatctAACCAGCAGGCTAGCTTTTGTAGACCCCTCTGTGCGCCACAACAGTCTGCAGAATCATTTAGGTGTGTGTCTAAGAGCAATTAAGCAAGATTCAGTCTCATGGAACCTGTGCAAGAGCGAGTCAGTCACCATAAACATTCCACCCATTCAGTCCAGAGTAGAAAGATACACATTTGGTTTCCAAAAACCCTTCCTTTGCTTCAACACTCTGAAACGATACAATATTTACTAGAGAGATCAGGTAAAGATAGCCATTTTAACATGCAGTTCTACTCTGAGACGTGACTAAAGATGGCATCATTCCACGTTTATTGTCTGCAACTTCCTAATCCAATCTGTTCAGTTTATAAATTATAAATTTTCTTCTAACTACCAGCTctttaaaactaaattgggatGTTTATGTCAAAGCTGGGTTCTTTCACCATTCCAGTGAAGATTCTGCCATCAGGTCTTAGTTAATAATTCTGTTGCTGAAgtgcagagcagaacagtttcCAGCTCATGTTCTCACAGCTGTGTTAGCCCACAGTGATACCAAGAGTAAATATTTATGTTAGTCCACAAAGTAGGCAAACGTGACTGAGTACCCAGTAGGTGCAGATCAGCTGAGAAATGAAGGTACTTTTCATAGTACAAAGGAGCTTTAATTTTCTACTAGGTCAAGCACTGTAATTGACCTTTCACCAAATCTACCTCCACTCTGAGGCACAAACTTGCACAATTACATCCGCAGCTGCAACTGTGTGTTTAACCCGCATGAGCTGTTTTGGAAATGTGGCCCTCCATCACTTTGCAGGCAGGGTGTGTCTATTAGAAAGATAACACAGCAACTTTGTGTCAGGTGTGTCAGAGAGCTGAAAGTTTCACAGATGTGAATAGCAGCGCTAACACTGGATTCCTCACCAGAAGGGTCTGAGTCCTTATGCAAAGCCCTGAGGGCTTCTCGGTTCTGATTCCGCTTTAGATCCAAGTCCACAATCTGGAAAAGAAACACAAACATTCAGATTTCTCCAACCTAAAATGGAATCATAACTGTTATGAACTGGGTGAAGCCTTGTTTTGGGTTGAGTTAAAATCCCACTGAGAGCCATAGGTCTGGACTCACCCTGCAATTAACGTAACTGTAAGTGTATGCCCCGCCTAAGACAGAGTGTGAGTCCACTGGGACTTTCTGGCTGAGCTTGTTTTGGGGAGGAGTGTGGGatgagcagattagacaaacacccgtcagggatggtcactctagatcaggggtcggcaacctttcagaagtgctgtgccgagccttcatttaCTCACCCTAACtgaaggtttcacatgccagtcatacatttcaatgtttttagaaggtctctttctataagtctatcatatataactaaactattgttgtatgtaaagtaaatatgattttaaaaatgtttaagaagcttcattttaaattaaattaaaatgcagagccccccggaccggtggccagggcccgggcagtgggagtgccactgaaaatcagctcacgtgccgccttcggcacgcgtgccataggttgccggtCCCTGGTCTAGctaacacttagtcctgccatgagtgcaggggcctggccgagatgacctctcgaggtcccttccagccctaggggAAACACAGGAGAATGGGGAACAGCCC encodes:
- the PDRG1 gene encoding p53 and DNA damage-regulated protein 1; the protein is MAGEPAFVLRYLAEVEELAEEVLAGRRQIVDLDLKRNQNREALRALHKDSDPSDKAMVCFGNMFIQLPKSKTKEMIQKDQEHLDEEINQLRKELRVKVNRLFEAQGKPELKGFNLNSMTHEEMRVINQILEGRN